In Sphingobacterium thalpophilum, a genomic segment contains:
- the truA gene encoding tRNA pseudouridine(38-40) synthase TruA has protein sequence MDKRRFFLEIAYFGQAYHGWQIQNNAISVQEVLNKALETLLREPIETTGAGRTDTGVHAKQLYAHFDAAPVGILQKADRFIHSLNALLPFDVAVKRLIEVEPEAHARFDATQRSYEYHLHFHKDPFIYPYSCFMRDRPDVEKMNEAAQFLLGKQDFECFSKSHTQVFTNICDIRRAEWVWHTEQHLVFHITADRFLRNMVRAIVGTSLEIGIKGKPVSFMQEVIQSKNRGKAGVSVPAHGLYLTEVAYPYI, from the coding sequence ATGGATAAAAGACGTTTTTTTTTAGAAATAGCCTATTTTGGACAGGCTTATCATGGTTGGCAAATTCAGAATAATGCAATTTCCGTGCAGGAAGTGCTGAATAAGGCGCTTGAAACCCTGTTGCGGGAACCCATTGAAACAACTGGAGCTGGCCGTACAGATACAGGTGTTCATGCCAAGCAATTGTATGCACATTTCGATGCAGCCCCTGTGGGTATTCTACAAAAAGCTGATCGTTTTATTCATTCGCTCAATGCACTATTGCCCTTTGATGTGGCCGTGAAGCGCCTGATCGAAGTGGAACCCGAAGCACATGCTCGCTTCGATGCGACGCAAAGATCATATGAATACCATCTTCATTTTCATAAAGATCCTTTTATCTATCCCTATTCATGTTTTATGCGCGATCGTCCGGATGTCGAAAAGATGAATGAAGCTGCGCAGTTTTTATTGGGTAAACAAGATTTCGAATGCTTTAGTAAGTCTCATACGCAGGTGTTTACAAATATTTGCGATATTCGTAGAGCCGAGTGGGTATGGCATACTGAGCAACATCTGGTTTTTCACATAACTGCAGATCGTTTTTTGCGCAATATGGTGCGTGCCATTGTAGGGACATCGTTGGAAATAGGGATAAAAGGCAAGCCGGTTTCATTTATGCAAGAGGTTATTCAAAGTAAAAACCGCGGAAAAGCGGGTGTTTCTGTTCCTGCACATGGTTTATATTTAACAGAAGTAGCATATCCTTATATATAG